In Drosophila simulans strain w501 chromosome X, Prin_Dsim_3.1, whole genome shotgun sequence, one DNA window encodes the following:
- the LOC6725839 gene encoding protein strawberry notch isoform X3: MDTTENTIVTDVVKYEKIKIPLETSSTNTLPPGVSIGDTIQQEINLKVAEAMKGFYIEHSKALHKIEQLIIEKLRPETSSNSNTEIKEIAELMRRLVNRVENMEPVFKIDLAEGTVPQTSVGSSGGVSYGGGASQIRALKVAGNIGGVGNNQKLPMATAPGSGGPAGGTSGSGAKGNTSMMEAVQKLIAMNPEYLTSGIPNTVFQMFMQSMQRPQTTPAPNQPMNPGAMVTSAAAAAAHASAVAYVQQEEDEVDYEEIGVAETYADYWPAKLKLGKKHPDAVVETASLSSVEPCDVYYKLSLPLETINSGHLSALQLESITYASQAHDHLLPDGSRAGFLIGDGAGVGKGRTIAGIIYENYLKGRKKALWISVSNDLKYDAERDLSDIGATRIEVHALNKFKYAKISSDVNNNCKRGVIFSTYSALIGESNNKTGKYRSRFRQLLQWCGEDFEGLIIFDECHKAKNLCPVGSGKPTKTGQTVLELQQKLPKARVVYASATGASEPKNMAYMVRLGLWGQGTAFGNFNDFITAVERRGVGAMEIVAMDMKLRGMYIARQLSFKGVSFKIEEVPLSKEFRKIYDQSVELWVEAMQKFTEAAELIDAESRMKKTMWGQFWSSHQRFFKYLCIAAKVNHAVLVARESIKYGKCVVIGLQSTGEARTLDQLERDDGELTDFVSTAKGVFQSFVERHFPAPDRNRINRILGLYDETPSQSSVADSTSSLGNNSNITTAAGKRKGNNNNDNGSTKIKKKKRSGSWQCSDSEDDNTGRKRNSDSDEANSDDDLKSDIDDEDEDHDVDSDQRCVASDASSDFNPFFSGSDSDIDPWVARSKKTKKTQKKSKKKVKKEKTKKEIPSSATDPSGSTAMSATVVAALNAAKNRKSQLSTQDKIQDLLQKKQELKGTVTPVGVNGVKLNYGPPPKDAIERACTMKEELLRKIERLGSRLPPNTLDQLIDELGGPDNVAEMTGRRGRVVQTDDGSIQYESRTESDVPLETLNITEKQRFMDGEKDVAIISEAASSGISLQSDRRVFNQRRRVHITLELPWSADRAIQQFGRTHRSNQVNAPEYIFLISDLAGERRFASTVAKRLESLGALTHGDRRATETRDLSQFNIDNKYGRQALETVMRTIMGYESPLVPPPTDYSGEFFKDIAGALVGVGIIVNSESHPGVLSLDKDYNNISKFLNRILGCPVDLQNRLFKYFTDTMTAIIQQAKRGGRFDLGILDLGAAGENVTRVRLIRFVRKHATGVAPTEMHTVRVERGMIWQEAIDKYADLFNENEGFYLSHQLRNQKRTAIMVVILESRNSSSTSSTTDSDSGSKKKKTRSKKEIMCQIYRPNTGLQVRHESLFELEKKYRKVASEEAEPHWTEQYDASVNTCSHAYWNGNCRNVSLGNDCEVGLRQRLYHVLAGSVLSVWGRVEHILNTRSNSKMQVIRMKTTEGEKIVGTLIPKSCFEPLVADLRSDSEKQEEFNY, encoded by the exons ATGGATACTACTGAAAACACAATTGTCACCGACGTCGTTAAATATGAGAAAATCAAAATACCACTGGAAACCAGTAGTACGAATACACTGCCTCCGGGCGTGTCAATTGGGGACACAATCCAGCAAGAGATCAACCTGAAGGTGGCGGAGGCCATGAAGGGCTTCTACATAGAGCACTCAAAGGCGCTTCATAAGATTGAGCAGCTCATAATCGAGAAACTGCGACCCGAAACGAGCAGCAATTCGAATACCGAGATCAAGGAGATTGCGGAACTAATGCGCAGGCTAGTGAACCGTGTGGAGAACATGGAGCCCGTCTTCAAAATCGATCTGGCTGAAGGCACCGTGCCGCAGACGTCGGTGGGCAGTTCAGGTGGAG TGAGTTATGGGGGCGGAGCTTCGCAAATTCGCGCCTTAAAGGTAGCCGGAAATATTGGCGGAGTCGGGAACAATCAGAAGCTACCAATGGCCACAGCTCCCGGAAGCGGAGGACCGGCTGGCGGAACATCTGGTAGCGGAGCGAAAGGGAACACCTCGATGATGGAGGCCGTGCAAAAACTGATAGCAATGAATCCGGAATACCTAACCAGTGGCATACCGAATACCGTATTCCAGATGTTCATGCAATCAATGCAACGTCCACAGACAACTCCGGCGCCGAATCAGCCAATGAATCCCGGCGCGATGGTGACcagtgcagctgcagcggctgcCCACGCCTCAGCTGTTGCCTATGtccagcaggaggaggatgaggtcGACTACGAGGAGATTGGTGTAGCCGAAACTTATGCCGACTACTGGCCTGCGAAAT TGAAACTTGGAAAGAAACATCCGGATGCCGTTGTGGAGACAGCATCGCTAAGCTCCGTGGAGCCCTGTGATGTCTACTACAAGCTGTCTCTGCCCCTCGAAACAATCAACAGCGGACATCTGAGCGCCCTGCAACTGGAGTCCATTACGTACGCCTCCCAGGCGCACGATCATCTGCTTCCGGACGGCAGTCGGGCTGGATTCCTTATCGGAGACGGCGCTGGTGTGGGCAAGGGTCGCACAATCGCCGGCATAATTTACGAGAACTATTTAAAGGGGCGCAAGAAGGCGCTATGGATATCCGTGTCCAACGATCTCAAGTACGATGCCGAGCGGGATCTCAGCGATATTGGGGCCACGCGGATCGAGGTCCATGCCCTCAACAAG TTTAAATACGCCAAAATCAGCTCCGATGTGAATAACAATTGCAAGCGAGGCGTCATCTTCAGCACATATTCCGCTTTGATAGGCGAGTCCAATAACAAGACAGGCAAGTACCGATCCCGCTTCCGCCAGCTTCTGCAATGGTGTGGTGAGGATTTCGAGGGCCTCATCATCTTCGACGAGTGTCACAAGGCGAAAAATCTGTGTCCCGTGGGTTCCGGCAAACCCACCAAGACGGGCCAGACCGttctggagctgcagcagaaaCTGCCCAAGGCGCGAGTGGTCTATGCATCCGCAACAGGTGCGTCTGAGCCCAAGAATATGGCTTATATGGTTCGTCTGGGTCTCTGGGGTCAGGGCACGGCCTTTGGCAACTTTAACGACTTTATCACCGCCGTGGAGAGACG CGGTGTGGGCGCCATGGAGATCGTAGCCATGGACATGAAGCTGCGTGGCATGTACATCGCCCGCCAGCTGAGTTTCAAGGGCGTGAGCTTCAAGATCGAGGAGGTGCCACTCTCCAAGGAGTTTCGCAAGATCTACGATCAGTCCGTGGAGCTCTGGGTGGAGGCCATGCAGAAGTTCACCGAGGCGGCCGAACTGATCGATGCCGAGAGCCGTATGAAGAAGACGATGTGGGGTCAGTTCTGGTCCTCGCATCAGCGCTTTTTCAAGTACCTTTGCATTGCTGCCAAGGTGAACCATGCGGTGCTGGTCGCCCGCGAGTCTATAAAATACGGAAAGTGTGTCGTTATCGGCCTGCAGTCCACCGGCGAGGCTCGCACTCTAGATCAGTTGGAACGCGACGATGGCGAACTCACTGATTTTGTATCTACGGCTAA AGGTGTCTTTCAGTCGTTTGTGGAGCGCCACTTTCCGGCACCCGACCGTAATCGCATTAACCGCATCCTGGGTCTCTACGATGAGACACCTTCCCAGTCATCAGTTGCCGATTCCACGTCTAGCCTGGGTAACAATAGTAATATCACCACGGCGGCTGGCAAAAGAAAGggaaataataacaatgataACGGATCCACAAAGATCAAAAAGAAGAAGCGCAGTGGATCTTGGCAATGTAGCGACAGCGAGGATGACAATACGGGTAGGAAACGCAACAGCGATAGCGATGAGGCAAATAGTGATGACGACCTCAAGAGTGATATCGATGATGAAGATGAGGATCATGATGTGGACAGTGACCAGAGATGCGTGGCTAGCGATGCTAGTTCCGATTTTAATCCCTTCTTCAGCGGCAGCGATAGCGATATTGACCCCTGGGTTGCACGCAGCAAGAAGACAAAGAAGACCCAGaagaaaagcaagaaaaaggTGAAGAAGGAGAAGACCAAAAAGGAAATCCCCTCATCAGCAACCGATCCCAGTGGCAGTACGGCAATGTCCGCCACTGTCGTTGCTGCTCTGAATGCGGCCAAGAATCGGAAATCTCAGCTCTCCACACAGGACAAGATTCAGGATCTTCTGCAAAAGAAACAAGAGCTGAAAGGCACAGTCACGCCGGTGGGTGTGAATGGTGTCAAACTTAACTATGGTCCTCCGCCCAAAGATGCAATTGAGCGCGCCTGCACGATGAAAGAGGAGCTGCTGCGCAAGATCGAGCGACTGGGATCCCGACTGCCGCCAAATACGCTGGATCAATTGATCGACGAACTGGGTGGTCCCGATAACGTGGCCGAAATGACTGGTCGAAGAGGTCGCGTTGTACAAACTGATGATGGTAGCATCCAATACGAGTCCAGAACCGAATCGGATGTCCCGTTGGAAACGCTAAACATTACGGAGAAGCAGCGCTTCATGGACGGCGAGAAGGATGTGGCAATCATTTCGGAAGCTGCGTCCAGTGGTATTTCTCTCCAGAGTGATCGGCGGGTCTTCAATCAACGCCGCCGTGTCCACATAACATTGGAGTTGCCCTGGTCCGCCGACAGAGCCATCCAGCAGTTTGGGCGTACCCACCGATCCAATCAG GTTAATGCGCCCGAGTACATCTTTCTAATCTCAGATTTGGCTGGTGAAAGACGTTTCGCTTCTACCGTTGCCAAGCGTCTGGAATCGCTAGGAGCGCTCACCCACGGCGATCGCAGGGCCACGGAGACTCGTGATCTCTCCCAGTTTAACATAGACAACAAATATGGTCGACAAGCCCTGGAAACTGTGATGCGTACCATAATGGGCTACGAGTCACCGCTGGTGCCGCCGCCTACAGACTACAGCGGCGAGTTCTTTAAGGACATAGCTGGAGCCTTGGTTGGTGTGGGCATTATCGTGAATAGCGAAAGTCATCCGGGTGTGCTAAGTCTTGACAAGGACTACAACAACATATCAAAGTTTCTCAACCGTATTCTCGGCTGTCCAGTGGATCTGCAGAATCGTTTGTTTAAGTATTTTACGGACACCATGACAGCAATCATTCAGCAGGCAAAGCGCGGCGGTCGCTTCGATTTGGGCATTTTGG ATCTTGGAGCTGCCGGTGAGAATGTCACCCGCGTCCGACTTATTCGGTTCGTGCGCAAACATGCCACTGGAGTGGCACCCACAGAGATGCACACGGTTCGTGTGGAAAGAGGCATGATCTGGCAAGAAGCCATTGACAA ATATGCCGATCTGTTCAACGAAAACGAGGGCTTCTATCTGTCCCACCAGCTACGCAACCAGAAGCGAACCGCCATTATGGTGGTGATCCTAGAGTCACGCAACAGCAGCTCGACGAGCAGTACCACCGATTCGGACAGCGGTagcaagaaaaagaaaactcgCAGCAAAAAGGAGATCATGTGTCAGATATACCGACCAAACACTGGTCTCCAGGTTCGCCACGAATCGCTTTTTGAGCTTGAGAAGAAGTATCGCAAGGTGGCCAGCGAGGAGGCAGAGCCACACTGGACCGAACAGTACGATGCCTCGGTTAACACCTGTTCGCACGCATACTGGAACGGCAACTGTAGAAATGTTAGCCTGGGGAACGACTGTGAG GTGGGCTTGCGTCAACGCTTGTACCACGTTCTGGCTGGATCCGTGCTCTCCGTTTGGGGACGCGTGGAGCACATACTGAATACACGTTCCAATAGCAAGATGCAAGTGATACGCATGAAGACCACCGAGGGGGAGAAGATTGTGGGCACCTTAATACCCAAGTCCTGCTTCGAGCCATTGGTGGCTGATTTGCGCAGTGATTCGGAGAAGCAGGAGGAGTTTAACTACTAA